The Bos indicus x Bos taurus breed Angus x Brahman F1 hybrid chromosome 3, Bos_hybrid_MaternalHap_v2.0, whole genome shotgun sequence genome segment gggtcgaaacaTGGTACCTAATAAAAATGGGTAGCTTCCCTGCAaatatttctctctcctccttcttcagGAACATTATGTCTTGTGTCTGGTGGCCTCCAGCCTCTGAATTATCTcaggtgagttttccaaatccttaggatttttttcctcacccccctccccacttcccctgATGCCTTCCAGCTGGACACAAACTCATTCCTAAAATATGCAGATGGAAGCTATGGTAACCATGGAGACAGGGCAGGTGGtgaggagaggcagagacagacacTGAGAGAAATCGACTGCTACAGATAGGAAGAAAAAAGACTTTAAGGAACGATTCAAACAGAGACCTTCAAACAAGATGGGAAAATGAGCCTAAGCAAGACCGAGAATAAATAGATGCAATGGGAGAGAATGTGTTACAAGGTTCATTCTTCTCtaccccttttctctctctcttcctcccatcCCTCCAAAAATATGGGGAGGAGGCATCTGGGAATAACCCCTTGCTGTATCTAAAAATGACCCCAACCTCCGCATACTTATCTAAGTCTGTATAAGGGAGCTGAGGTCCAAGTTTATTTGTGATGCATGTTCCGGTTGCGGGGAGGTGTAATGAAGATGTATCGCTGTGTCTGACTCCAGCTCCCCCTGACATTTAAACTAGGAGAAGGCAGCCAGATCTCTTGCCTCCCTCTGTACAGTAAAGACTCCAGTTGTGGATCCCATTGCCTCTCTCTTCACCTCTCTATATAGTGTACCATGTACTGTGTGGCAGGTCAGACCTGGTGCACCGGCACGCATCAACGCACGAAGAGCGGAGAATGGGGATCTGTTGAAGCTAGACGAAGAATTGGGATGGTCCCAGTCTGGGTCGTGGAGGAGTCTCTTAAGGAACATTTAGGTTTGTTGTGACTGAGGGGCTAAGAAAGGGAAGTCAGGATTGGAGCCTCTAGCTTTTGAGGGTTTATGTGTGCATGGGTGGGGTAATGGTTTGGTGCCTGACGCCCCCACCCGCAGAGACTAGGCTATAAATAGGGAAGCATagctccgccccccccccccccccccccccacccagctTCTCTCCTCCGGAGCCGGCGCTGTGCCCGGGGCGCACCGGGAGGAGGGACCAGGATTCTGTGCCCGGGCGCAGATACTGACACCAAGGGAATCCGAGTGCCCACCCCCACGCCATGTGGGCCCCCAGGAACCCGGCTCCGGCACCCCAGCTGCCCCGTGGCCCTGGCCTCAGCCCTGGCCCGGAGGAGATTCTGCGGACTTACAGGTATCTATTTGGGTGCACAACCTGGGAGGGGAAACAGCAAGGAGTGATGAGGAATATAGCAGGGGCAAAAGAACCCCCCAATTCTCCCCCCACCCTTTTTAGGTCCCAAACGCAagctgcctccctccccccattCAGTTTGTGGGGCTGTGGCAACCTAAAAGAGGTTAGGAATGGgactgtgtgtgtgaatgtatgggtgcatgtgtgtgggtgggtggcgTTCAACATCCTAGAAAGGGGGATTCCAAGTGCGGATAAGAAAAGGGGGATGCTGGAAAGGTCTGATAAGccgtggggtgagggtgggggtgcgGATATCCCTGCGCGTGCACGTACGCGTTTGCACGCGTGCTCGTCCTTCAGTGCGGGTGCACCCTTCTTATCTCCTCAGGCATGCGCTGGGGGGATGGGGGCGGCTCAGAGGCATGAGTTAGAAGAAGGACTGTGTACCATGCCGTGGAGATCTCCCCCATCCCACGCGGGTCCTTCcacctgtgcctcagtttccctgccaGAATCAATAAATaagatctttctcttttttgcagGGATTGGCTTCGCCACTGAGCCCGCAGGCCTCTGCCAGCCACCACCCTCACCCCCCTAGGCGTCCTCGGCAGGTCCCAATCCCGGCTCCAACGGTGCTTTCTCCCCAGCGGCAGCTATGCTGCACACCGAGGGCCACGCTCTTCTTCGGGCCGTGGGTCAGGGTAAGCTACGTTTGGCCCGTTTGCTTCTGGAGGGGGGCGCCTACGTGAATGAGGGTGATGCTCAAGGGGAGACTGCGCTAATGGCGGCCTGTCGGGCCCGGTACGACGACCCCCAGAACAAGGCACGCATGGTACGCTACCTTCTGGAGCAAGGCGCGGACCCCAACATCGCAGATCGCCTAGGGCGCACGGCGCTCATGCACGCTTGCGCGGGTGGCGGGGGCGCCGCGGTGGCCTCCCTGCTCCTTGCCCATGGCGCGGACCCCTCAGTCCGAGATCACGCCGGCGCCTCGGCGCTAGTCCACGCCCTGGACCGCGGGGATCGAGAGACCCTTGCCACGCTGCTGGACGCCTGCAAGGCCAAGGGCACGGAggtcatcatcatcaccactgaCACCTCGCCCTCCGGCACCAAGAAGACCCGCCAGTATCTCAATTCCCCACCGTCCCCGGGGGTGGAGGACCCCGCTCCCGCTCCTCCTAGCCCCGGAGTCTGCACGTCGCCTTCGGAAATCCAACTGCAGACTGCAGGAGCGGGAGGACGGGGATTGTTATCCCCTCGCgcccaggaagaggaggagaagagggacgTATTTGAATTCCCTCTTCCAAAGCCCCCAGATGACCCCTCCCCTTCCGAGCCACTCCCCAAACCACCCCGCCATCCTCCAAAACCCCTCAAAAGGCTCAACTCCGAGCCCTGGGGCCTAGTGGCCCCTCCTCAACCTGTCCCGCCTGCCGAAGGGAGGCCGGGGTTCGAGCGCCTGACCGCCGAATTCAACGGCCTGACCCTGACAGGTCGACCGCGTCTTTCCCGACGTCACAGCACCGAAGGCCCAGAGGACCCGCCCCCGTGGGCGGAGAAAGTGACGGGTGGGGGTCCTCTCTCTCGCAGAAACACAGCGCCAGAAGCTCAGGAGTCTGGCCCCTCTTCAGGGCTGAGGCAGAAACTGAGCCGCATGGAGTCGGTGGAGCTCGATACTCCCGGAAATCTTTGCCCCGACTCGCCCGAGTGCAGCCGCCCGTCCCTGGAGCGCCGCAGATATAGCGCCTCCCCGCTGACCCTCCCTCTAGCAGGCTCGGTTTCCTCCCCACGCCAGTCCCAGGAGAGTCTTCCTGGGGCTGTATCTCCGCTGAGCGGGCGGAGGCGGAGTCCCGGGTTGCTGGAGCGGAGGGGCTCGGGGACGTTGCTCCTGGACCACATCGCGCAAACGCGGCCAGGTTTCCTGCCCCCGCTCAATGTCAGCCCCCATCCTCCCATCCCCGACATTCGCCCGGGAGGTCGGGCGCCTTCGCTGCCCGCCCCTCCCCAGGCGGGGGCGCCAGGCTCTCCCAGGACCAAGCGCAAGTTGGTGAGACGCCACTCCATGCAGACTGAGCAGATCCGCCTGCTAGGGGGCTTCCAGAGTCTAGgcgggccaggggagcctgggcgCTGAGGGGAGTGAGAGGAGCCAAGGCGGGTGGGGATCAGGACCTTGGGACGGGTGGGAAAACCAGTTCACACACACTATGGACATAGAGGTCTCTTGCATGTGCTCATGGGCACGGTGCACACATACATGGGTAAACATGTGTCCACAAGCACAGTACTCGTATTTGCAGGGAAGGGTAAGTACTCTATTTATTGGGCATATAGACTCATGCATTCATGCCCTGGTCACTTCACAGTGCATATGGGAATTTCTCGTGCCCGTGGACACAGCGCACACAGGACCACTTGTGCTAGGGCCTCCAAAGGGTCCCAAACTCAACTTGTATTTGTTCAGAAGCATTAGGGAGCCCCTACTTATGGGTAATCTCCAATCTCTTTGCCCTCCTGCAACAATAATCCCTTGCTTTCCATGTATGCCCTGCAACACAGCCTGCTCATGATTTTGGACATGCTTCCCTCTTCGTGAATATCCCACCCCATTCTGCAGGTCTTGCTTTTCAATCCAGGCCTGGATCCTTGTTCACATCCTGCTTCCAGCCCTAACCACTTTTCAGGATAGCTTCTTTACTCCCCTTGGGAATATCCTGCAGCAATCCCCAGCCTCAGTTCTGCTGCTGCCCTCCCTGCTCTCAGCTTTACTTCTCAGCTTCCAGCTTTTTCTTCCCAGCCCGTCCCCCCAACCAATACACCAGGTTGTTTCATTTTCCCAGGAGATGGGTCATGGGCTCTAAGCTGCTCTTCTGTCCATCTGAGCTTATGAACACCCCCACAGGTTGACATGGGGAGTAACCCTAAATCATTCCTCTCTCCACTTGATATATCAAATAAATGTGTTCAGAAGTCTCTGTTTTGTCACTtctgctgggggtggagggtgtgGGGGAATGAGGACTAGGGAGGGAGGGTGATGCTAACTATAGCTAGCTAAAAAGATCAAGGGGATACTTCAAGGCTCCATCCACCTTCTTTCCAGGAAACCAATTGTGGTTGTAGAAGAGGCAAGTGTCCCATGTCTTGAAGATTTTAAGGCATCTGATAGGTTTTCATTTCCCTTAGTCTCCCCTATGTCCATCCTTAAATTCTTTAAGATTCCTACAAAGAATCTGCCCCCTCCACCATCAGCAGCTATATTACAGTAGATTAACTGTCCCTCTTTCAAGCTTCCTGCTTCTTGACCACTCACAGTTTTCCCCTGGTAGGGGGCTAACTTTCATCTCACCAACTGcatttcatccattttttttttctacttctgcttctgtttccccaTCCTTGATTTCTGAGGCTCTGttgggtggagagggagggagagagagaaatagtaTAATTTCCACCTAGGTAAAAATGGTATGATATTCAACTGACAAAGGGtgggtgtatgtatgtgcatgtgtgtagtaTGTGTGTAAGAGTAACAGTAATTGGAGGAACCCAGCCTGAAAGGTTCTATGAACAAAGGCACCTGTCTTAATTTGCCCCCTGGACCTTTCAGCTTGCTGGTTTTCTTCCTGTACTCTAACTCTTCCTTGCTCTAACGATAGGTAGGGGAGCAATTCTACTGTTTCTTCCTTCAACGTAGAATTGGTGAAATCAGAAAATTACCCAACAGTTCTGTAtaacaaaaagattaaaatattggAAATCAGAAGACCTATTGTCTAAACCTTCCTTTGCTACCTCCTGGCTATTTAATTTTGGACAATATATCTAGCCTGTcaatttccttatccataaaataataaaatctagcTAGTGATTGCAATTATTAGATAAGACAATCCACTAAAGTACATTGTATAGTGTCTGACGTACAGTAAGTATGTGCTCATTAAATGTCAGTATCTTTCCTTCCTTTAGCTCCACTATCAATTGCATATGATCTTGAACAAGTCATATCACTTCTctgagtcagtttcctcatctacatgTATGaaatgaagtgatcggaccaagACTAAGAATCTTCTCATTCTGTCTACAGTTCTCCCCAGTCATACATCCAGGCCCCCCTTTTTCCCCCCTCTAGCCTCGCCCTAGGAGTCTGGCCGGCTTTCTAGTACTCGCAAAGATGCGCCGGAGCTAAGCTTCTCCAGGGTAGAGGTATcgctttttctctttgtaattggTTGCTCAGAACCTCCGCCTTCAATAATTTGCCTATGGTGGAGGGGCAACCGGCCAGCTCCCGCCCCATCTCTGGTGATTGGCATAGGACTTGGCTCGTCCCCGCCCCCGTTTGACTGACGGCTGGGCTCCGGCACCTCCTTCAGTCCCTGGGCGCTCGCTGGAGGGGGCGGCTGGGACCGTTAGCTCGCCAGGCTGGCAGGCTCCGGGCCGCTACTCCACTGGCGGCCGGGATGGAGACCTTGCGAGCGCAGCGACTGCAGCCTGGAGTGGGCACGAGCGGGAGGGGCACTCTGAGAGCGCTTCGGCCCGGAGTGACTGGGGCCGCGGCTGCCACCGCCACACCCCCAGCGGGCCCCCCGCCGGCCCCGCCGCCCCCCGCACCGCCCCCGCCGCCTCTGCTTCTGTCCGGGGCCGCCGGGCTGCCGCTGCCTCCCGGCGCCGCAGGCAGCCCTGTGGTACTGCGGGAGGCTGTGGAGGCCGTGGTGAGAAGCTTCGCCAAACACACGCAGGGCTATGGCCGAGGTGAGTCTGCGGGGTCTGGCCTCCTCCGGGACACCCTCTCTGTAAGGGAGCTTTGCTCCCACAGTCCTCTGGATCGCTTTTCCTGGCTCAGAGCCCTCACATGCATTTCCTTTTGGGGAGTTTCCTTCAGGGCTACActcacacagacacgcacacgcACAGACGCGCATATTCATACACACGTTTAAGCCTCTCACCCCTCCCCTTTATTGAGTTACTACTATATTCTTCAGGGACCCGTTTTTACAGATGTAGCCTTCTTTTCTTCCCAATCTTTTCCTCTTTAGAAATGGACTTCCTCCTGTAGCTTAGTGCTTTAACATCTCTCTGCCTTTACAGACCAGTCCCCATTGTGTGGGATCCTATCCTTTATCTCAGAACCAAGACATTTCTCAGCCACATCCTCTCAGTCTTTCTTCTGTGATCTCAGCAATTCCTGGGCTCCGGCTAATTTACTCTATCTCCTTAACCTtgacttttaaattcttttcttatgTCACTCTGAGATTTCCAGTGCAACTTCAGATTTACTGGGGAATTAGGCAGGGCTTTCACAAGTCACCTGTAAATAGTGCTTTTAAATTTGGACCCCCGCCAGCTTCCTGTGACTTAGTGCCCTACTTCGGTGTCTTTTTAAGTATGGAACCCCTAACTCCAGCTTCTCTGTCTGTCTGGCTCTGTTTTCCTGGCCCTTGCCCAGGAACTGAGGATAAATCCCAGGGCTTGGCTCTCTCAATGTTAAATTCAGTGGAAATGAGCCAGACAGAAACCCTATTTCCTTTAGAAATCTTCATCTTAAACATGCCTAATTTCCCGGGTTTCTGAAAAGGGGAATGTGaagattttctttgttgtttgtgTTTAACCAGTGCAGGATATCATGAGTTTGAGTTCCAAGATTTATAGTGTAGAAAGAAATATATAGTAAGGGGTGTGGGGTACAGAATTCAGATCTGAAATTTCTGAGACATTACTTCTCTCTGCATGGTTAAGTCCCGCTTAACCTGGAAGTGACTGTATCTCTAACTTTCTATTTTGTCTCTTTAGGAGAGAAAGGTTGCAGGGCTTTCTtgtaatgacttttttttttcttccttagaaaGTGCAGTGAGAAGAacacacacaaaggctttggagtcagacaagtCTGGATTAAATCCCAGATTAAATCTCTGTCACTTGCCAGCTATGTCTCTGTGAAAGAGACTTAACTTCACTGAgctttgatttcctttggaattatTGTCTCAATAAATGATATATTGCACCTGACAGATATAATAATGCgtactttaaaaatgataaatatcctCTCAAGTTTATTGGTTCATTTCTTTGGGAAGAATACATATTTTCTCTCACTGTTAAATCCTAACAGTGTAAAACCAATGATtcttatgaaaacattttaagatccattttgctttatttgcatAATGATACATTTCCCATCAGTTTCCCTttgttatttaacattttaaactgCTACCAAGGGGCTGGCATTCTGCTAGATGCTGGGAATACAAATGCATATTATCTTGAAATTCGTCATGAGGGAATTTAATTGTTTTTTCTAGTTTAACACCTAGATTTAACAGGGCACTGTAATGGAATTGCCATTAGCTATTGTCCTGTTACTTCATGCCTCTTTTAAATTGAGACCAAGGGAAGGTCTTTGCTTCTGAGCATAGGAGTAGCAACCCTAAATCTGAAGCCTTCTTCCTAGAATCTTATAGGTGTTTATTAAAATTGTAGaggagtgacttttttttttttttggtctgtgttaCCTCAAGAAGCTCTGGTTTAAACTGAGCATCCTGTAaaaactttttcatttccttagaAAGGATGAGGGTGAGGGTACAAGGGAATTATACTGACAAAGAGCAACCAGTTAACATTCAGACTCTCCAGCAATTCAGTCCTCCAGCTTGCCTACCTCACACCACAGTCCTTCTCATTATTTTTGAGTTTCTCATTTCCAGTCTGGGTGTCCAGCCAGTACTTTGGGAAAGTTTGGCAGATAGTTCAGCTTCAGGCAAGCAGAATCTCTGCCGATTTGGCTCAGAAGACTTTCACCACATGGAATCACTTACTCTGCTTCAATTAATAGGCAAAACTGCCACTGGCCTGTGTCCACACACCCTTGTGACTGATGGCATGATATTTGGGGGCTGGCCCTATTCCCCTGCATAAAATTTACTTTAGTCTTTGCCCAGACCAGTCCTCAATCCAGCAATGCTTTACTGGATTATCTTCAATTCAGATCTTTCATCTTCCTCCTGACTGCTCCAAATTCACCTTTTCCAGGCGTGGTCTTTAGATTTACCTTCACTCCTGTAGGCTCTCAGCATTAGATTCTTCTGTTATCTCACTTATTTGTCCTGTATCTCTCCCTGCAGTCCCCACCCAAGACACACACCGAGCTCAGTATGCTGTAGGATCTTAACCAGTTTAGTGCACAGGATTTGGAATCAGAGAATCTGGCCCTGTCAAATagtggctgtgtgatcttggataaATTACTTTCTCTCTCTAGGCCTCACCTGTTCCATTTATTcagttaatgaatatttattgatcacCAGGGGTGAACAAGAAACACAGTCCCTATCTTCATGGAGCTCACAGTCCACTCTATAGAGCATGTGTGAGAATTAATGATGCAATAAAACAGGACAATACAGCAGAAAGAGGATTGGTTTGGGAGGCAAACAAACATTGGTTCTGAATTCTGGTTCTGCCACTGTGGTCTGTTTCCTAACTTGTTCACCATTTGTTCAGTGGGTATTACAACGCCTATCTTAATAGTTCTTCGCGGATTAAATGAATGCATGCAGCAGCTAGTTAGTACTCAAGAGGTGGTTGCTATTATTATGCATGTGGAAATGCTTTGAAAACTGTGCATTTGATAGGTACTGTTAGCATTACCATTTCATTTACCTCCTTTCCACATGGCATATAGACCCCTTCTTCTAATGACTCACAGCGGGTAATCTCTAAGCTGGCACAATTGCCTGAACAGCCAAGTTGCTTTCCTTATTCTGTAACTTCTGTGTTACCCTCTTCAaa includes the following:
- the ANKRD34A gene encoding ankyrin repeat domain-containing protein 34A, whose translation is MLHTEGHALLRAVGQGKLRLARLLLEGGAYVNEGDAQGETALMAACRARYDDPQNKARMVRYLLEQGADPNIADRLGRTALMHACAGGGGAAVASLLLAHGADPSVRDHAGASALVHALDRGDRETLATLLDACKAKGTEVIIITTDTSPSGTKKTRQYLNSPPSPGVEDPAPAPPSPGVCTSPSEIQLQTAGAGGRGLLSPRAQEEEEKRDVFEFPLPKPPDDPSPSEPLPKPPRHPPKPLKRLNSEPWGLVAPPQPVPPAEGRPGFERLTAEFNGLTLTGRPRLSRRHSTEGPEDPPPWAEKVTGGGPLSRRNTAPEAQESGPSSGLRQKLSRMESVELDTPGNLCPDSPECSRPSLERRRYSASPLTLPLAGSVSSPRQSQESLPGAVSPLSGRRRSPGLLERRGSGTLLLDHIAQTRPGFLPPLNVSPHPPIPDIRPGGRAPSLPAPPQAGAPGSPRTKRKLVRRHSMQTEQIRLLGGFQSLGGPGEPGR